CAGCATGAGTAGCATATTGCAATAATTCTTCATTTACAAGCGCATCATACAAAACTACATCGGCACTTCCCAGTGCTTTGATGGCTTTTAAAGTAATCAACTCTACATCTCCGGGACCTGCCCCAACGATTGTCAACTTTGGTGTATTTGAATTTTTCATTTTAACTAAGATAAATTGGTATTCAATTCGTTTAACTCGGCAACAGAATTTATATTTTTAAACAGATGTCTTTTGGCATCCAAAATCGGAATCAATTGGTGTTTTATATTTGAAATAAAACACATCATTTTTAACTCATTGGCATCAATTGCCTTTTTTAAAACAGCTAATATATTTTTCGAATATATTCCTATCAAAGGATGAATCCGATTCGTGTCTTCAAAAACAGAAACATCAAAATCTACAGTATGCTTTTCGATTAATTCTTGTAACATTTCGGTTGAAATTAATGGAATGTCACAACTCAAAATCAAATTTATTTCAGAATCTGAATGAACCAGCGCCGAATAAATTCCGCCCAAAGGGCCTTTATCAACAACTACATCCTTTATTTTTTTGTAGGCTAAATAATCGTAATCATTTGTATTTGTAACCAATTGAATGTTATTTGATATTGGCAAAACCGCTTCAATAATATGCTCAATAAAAGGTTTGTTTTGGTATAAAACCAATCCTTTCTCCGACTGCATTCGGCTGCTTTTCCCTC
This region of Flavobacterium lacustre genomic DNA includes:
- a CDS encoding molybdenum cofactor guanylyltransferase; the protein is MQVSILCGGKSSRMQSEKGLVLYQNKPFIEHIIEAVLPISNNIQLVTNTNDYDYLAYKKIKDVVVDKGPLGGIYSALVHSDSEINLILSCDIPLISTEMLQELIEKHTVDFDVSVFEDTNRIHPLIGIYSKNILAVLKKAIDANELKMMCFISNIKHQLIPILDAKRHLFKNINSVAELNELNTNLS